Proteins encoded in a region of the Planococcus citri chromosome 1, ihPlaCitr1.1, whole genome shotgun sequence genome:
- the LOC135839390 gene encoding uncharacterized protein LOC135839390, whose product MPESKQQTSSYRKHEQFLSRSYSSKEEFAQKYKKLYYEKAHAKELYLLVLTGLEKAILKGDISTFEHLSRLIDYISDMESAAALKNFYNDAANPIKATNLVILVCKHKRVDILKYIFGDGRLLENLAVNSGKDFIAPDDTDGTCHNAFYYAVLSRDVELLDTLIHKWPGNHFTSRSEKLDEILSWAYDELRLKNVSLSEDIEIFIESVLMDLRFFSNNSGQMISISTNDDIRERVNMVLENIVFLKSEFSNRKSVDEKCLFVLRFIAQNIHVLKRQLKLTYDRLPWEEIEFCLAAFISSHVKQQDINLFYRAILHENKILRYLENFAKKLEDEKKIIEIKTIAKLAEIPNMKRDMVVAEIIRNNPEFEELYVDYQCIRDITSLEEMRDYSDMAVSTNPKEREGQLIITRALQVFGACLKNTLESPKLSTTISELLLLSLPQNTRKIVTDLCNSLSHADLLFKKTGVGEPDANYFINVQDDIKKIVHLTRTILFNRKIKIILTVLMKNIIECKCAEDSQEVVKVLRNIEYDKMILDNIKIIERGTLEELTSELSDTIIHKTNYENVLFRVIDKGQTSANSILGNTSTCYKSLFWFLKEFPVITNIKSSNKHFTNLMKSAAKHVLRELFPKAGFDLYLQGIVKSLPNIFHSARSRVQGEKLDKISRLIFEIFYFAEIHIENWNWTDELLRELVGNCSFSSLFKPTNIHSDTEDNTNTLLVYLSELKTILQKNSVDSTSVKKLISYNSNKKLQAIVEMLVLDIISILGESKKSYLGNNLFFVDDNAPSFTSKSLIDRLIHGEIVLDVLISDLSNAVILNAKKLTTEHIMKSNKDGKFIRDDHSRLKEKYNRGLITIANQNKMFTALKEGNLEDVKRYLRNGADINARDINLWTALHFAADGPSLEIVKFIIDQNCDINVKDLSGQSPLHIAAANGRNNILEFFVNKVGIPVDDLDIHHKTPLHIAAKNGNKDIVTILLKYNADATSKDTIGCTSLKYAIYHNHIDIVNILLKRGAYSDIKDDCGLTPLHAATECGRLELVKLLLSNKANPNAGLDTSVGSPLHLAADYDDHLEVAVTLISKGAHVNCKNINGITPLYFAVVCGQQEITKILLKHGANVDIVEQNSKTVLHVAAYKGREEIVEILLRNKAGTNIVDFLGSTPLHFAAKKGNLKIVTCLLKHGANIHAKNVHLSTALHFAAESGHKEIVDLLIQNGAKINTKNERYFTPLSIASAKGHSDVVRVLIQNNAKIEDRDRIGDTPLYKAVRNGHIGVIDILIKHRADVNAKTHDGHTPLHVICMHHRVLKDHRNIAARLIKNKAEVNARDDHGRTPLHYAALFGDEDVVRLLIVNRAKIDAVDSSGYTPLHVAAEAGHKEVIKILIENGANIEANLMLNGVKPLHLAVAFNHKEIVEVLLDKGAIDILLNRGDSVGMRYLLIEVAAEVGKHEVILQTLMRGELDLSDDDTILHIAASCKSGLEIVKYLVKMGCNIRTKSAFGLKPMHIAASKGFEDIVEFFLSEGLDVNDLADYNYTLLHYAAIGNHVAVAKCVIEHGVQVNAKDFLGRTAMHLAVNFCDKDFAIVLLKNGAVYNAIDNAGWKPLDMRNVPVYFHNPDYLAELVAGKPIKDVANILDLIEKLFVAVKQKSLPEVKKYIKLGAFVNAKNADVETTPLHYAAWKGCDKIVDVLLQNKANPNAVCSKGFTPLHYAAKFSHLKTVEVLLHHGAVYNATSNSGKTPLHFTKDDNIISLLTAVDEAFEKVKNGNVQVVNDLKNVKDGDSLKAIINAHNRENKTLIDAAQRSNLQLIRKLAEIKFQRYSN is encoded by the coding sequence ATGCCTGAATCAAAACAACAGACCAGCTCCTATCGAAAACACGAGCAGTTTCTATCGCGTTCTTACTCATCAAAGGAAGAGTTcgcacaaaaatataaaaagctCTATTATGAAAAAGCACACGCCAAAGAACTTTACTTACTCGTTTTGACTGGACTGGAAAAGGCTATATTAAAAGGTGATATTAGTACTTTTGAACACCTTAGTCGGTTGATTGATTACATCAGCGATATGGAAAGTGCTGCAgcattgaagaatttttataacGATGCAGCCAATCCAATTAAAGCGACTAATTTAGTGATTCTAGTATGTAAGCATAAGAGagttgacattttaaaatacatatttggtGATGGTAGACTTTTAGAAAACTTAGCTGTTAATTCTGGCAAGGATTTCATAGCGCCTGATGATACGGATGGAACATGCCATAATGCATTTTATTACGCTGTACTTTCGAGGGATGTAGAATTGCTTGATACGCTGATTCACAAATGGCCGGGTAACCATTTTACTTCGCGTTCGGAAAAGTTGGATGAGATTCTTTCATGGGCATACGACGAATTGAGgttgaaaaatgtatcattGTCGGAGGAtatagaaatttttattgaaagtgTCTTAATGGACCTTCGGTTTTTCTCTAATAATTCGGGGCAGATGATTTCAATTAGCACTAATGACGATATCAGGGAACGAGTTAACATGGTACtcgaaaatattgtttttttaaagtcaGAATTCTCCAATAGAAAGAGTGTggatgaaaaatgtttatttgtACTTAGATTTATCGCTCAAAATATACACGTACTTAAACGCCAATTGAAATTAACCTACGACAGATTACCTTGGGAAGAGATCGAGTTTTGTTTAGCCGCCTTTATTTCTTCTCATGTCAAACAACAAGATATCAATCTGTTTTATCGTGCTATACTACACGAAAATAAAATACTACGctacttggaaaattttgccaaaaaacttgaagatgaaaagaaaattattgaaatcaaaactatCGCTAAACTTGCTGAAATTCCAAATATGAAACGTGATATGGTTGTGGCAGAAATAATTCGTAATAATCCCGAATTTGAAGAGTTGTACGTCGATTATCAATGCATCAGAGATATCACTTCTTTGGAAGAAATGCGCGATTATTCAGATATGGCTGTGTCAACTAATCCTAAAGAAAGAGAAGGCCAGTTGATTATCACGCGGGCACTTCAAGTATTTGGAGCGTGCTTGAAAAACACTTTGGAATCTCCAAAGCTTTCCACCACTATAAGTGAGCTTCTTCTACTGTCATTACCACAAAATACTAGGAAAATAGTTACGGACTTGTGTAATTCATTATCGCATGCTGatttacttttcaagaaaactgGAGTAGGGGAGCCCGATGCTAACTATTTTATAAACGTTCAAgatgatatcaaaaaaattgttcatttaaCCCGCACTATTCTTTTCAATAGGAAGATTAAAATTATTCTTACtgtattgatgaaaaatatcattgaatGTAAATGTGCGGAAGATTCGCAAGAAGTTGTCAAAGTGCTGAGAAATATTGAATATGATAAAATGATTTTGgataatattaaaataattgaacGTGGGACCCTAGAAGAACTTACTTCGGAGTTGAGTGATACCATAATTCACAAAACGAATTACGAAAATGTTCTTTTTCGGGTAATTGATAAGGGACAGACTTCTGCAAATAGTATCCTCGGAAATACTAGTACCTGTTATAAATcccttttttggtttttgaaggAGTTTCCTGTTATCACTAACATTAAAAGTTCCAATAAACATTTTACCAATTTAATGAAATCTGCAGCTAAACATGTATTGCGAGAACTTTTCCCCAAAGCAGGATTTGATCTCTACTTACAAGGAATCGTTAAAAGTTTACCGAACATTTTTCACAGCGCTAGGTCACGAGTACAAGgtgaaaaacttgataaaataagtagattaatttttgagattttttatttcgcTGAAATCCACATAGAGAACTGGAACTGGACTGATGAATTGCTAAGAGAATTGGTTGGCAATTGTTCTTTTAGTTCTTTATTTAAACCAACGAATATTCACAGCGACACAGAGGATAATACTAATACATTGCTTGTGTACCTATCTGAATTGAAAACCATTTTGCAAAAGAACAGTGTAGATAGCACTTCAGTCAAAAAACTTATTTCTTACAACagcaacaaaaaattgcaagcAATAGTAGAAATGTTGGTATTAGATATAAtctcaattttaggtgaatcaaaaaaatcgtatcTAGGAAATAATCTATTTTTTGTGGATGATAACGCTCCATCATTCACTAGTAAATCTTTAATTGATCGCTTAATTCATGGTGAAATCGTACTTGATGTCTTAATATCTGATTTATCAAACGCAGTGATCCTGAATGCTAAAAAACTTACTACTGAACATATCATGAAAAGTAATAAGgatggaaaatttattaggGACGATCATTCCaggttgaaagaaaaatacaatcGGGGCCTTATCACTATTGCTAATCAGAATAAAATGTTCACTGCATTAAAAGAAGGAAATCTTGAAGATGTGAAGCGTTATCTCAGAAATGGAGCAGATATCAATGCTAGAGATATTAATTTGTGGACTGCGTTACATTTTGCTGCTGATGGACCCAgtcttgaaattgtcaaatttataATTGATCAAAACTGCGATATTAATGTCAAAGACTTGAGTGGTCAAAGCCCACTTCATATTGCTGCTGCTAATGGAAGGAATAATATcctagaattttttgtaaacaaagTAGGTATTCCTGTTGATGATCTAGACATTCATCACAAAACACCACTACATATTGCAGCTAAAAATGGTAACAAAGATATTGTTACCattcttttaaaatataatGCCGATGCTACTTCTAAAGATACAATTGGATGCACTTCTTTGAAATATGCTATTTACCATAATCATATCGATATTGTTAACATTCTACTAAAACGAGGAGCGTATTCTGATATCAAAGATGATTGTGGTCTTACACCTTTACATGCAGCTACTGAATGCGGTCGTCTAGAACTAGTCAAATTGCTATTGAGTAACAAAGCGAACCCTAATGCAGGACTCGATACGTCAGTTGGATCACCATTGCATTTAGCAGCAGATTATGATGACCATCTAGAAGTTGCAGTCACTTTAATTTCAAAAGGAGCCCATGTCAACTGCAAAAATATTAATGGCATTACACCATTATACTTTGCAGTTGTGTGTGGTCAACAAGAAATTACCAAGATTCTATTAAAGCATGGAGCGAATGTTGATATCGTTGAACAAAACTCTAAGACAGTTTTGCACGTTGCAGCTTACAAGGGACGTGAAGAAATCGTTGAGATTCTACTGAGAAATAAGGCGGGTACTAATATTGTTGATTTCCTAGGGTCAACTCCATTACATTTTGCAGCAAAAAAGGGCAACTTGAAAATAGTCACTTGCCTCCTCAAACATGGCGCCAATATCCATGCTAAAAATGTACATCTTTCTACAGCACTGCATTTTGCAGCAGAAAGTGGTCATAAAGAAATTGTTGATCTTTTGATACAGAACGGGGCcaaaattaataccaaaaatgaaaGGTATTTTACACCCCTCTCTATAGCATCAGCGAAAGGACACAGTGATGTGGTTCGAGTCTTAATACAAAATAATGCTAAGATCGAGGATCGAGACAGAATTGGTGATACACCGTTGTATAAAGCCGTACGTAATGGTCATATAGGTGttattgatattttaataaaGCATAGAGCTGATGTTAATGCTAAAACTCATGATGGACACACACCATTACATGTTATATGTATGCATCATCGTGTTCTTAAAGATCACAGAAATATTGCTGCTcgtttaattaaaaacaaagcaGAGGTGAATGCTAGAGATGATCATGGTCGTACACCATTACATTATGCAGCGTTATTTGGCGATGAAGATGTTGTTAGGCTTTTAATAGTGAATCGAGCTAAAATTGACGCCGTAGATAGTTCTGGTTATACACCATTACACGTAGCTGCGGAAGCAGGTCATAAAgaagttattaaaattttgatagaaaatggAGCCAATATTGAAGCTAATCTTATGTTAAATGGCGTAAAACCACTGCATTTAGCAGTCGCGTTCAATCATAAAGAAATTGTTGAAGTTCTTTTGGACAAAGGGGCCATTGACATTCTTTTGAACAGGGGGGACAGTGTGGGTATGAGATATTTGTTAATCGAAGTAGCTGCTGAGGTGGGCAAACATGAGGTAATACTACAAACTCTGATGAGAGGAGAATTGGACCTTAGTGATGATGACACAATACTGCACATTGCAGCGTCTTGTAAAAGTGGGTTGGAAATAGTGAaatatttggtaaaaatggGCTGTAATATCAGAACAAAAAGTGCTTTTGGTTTAAAACCTATGCACATTGCGGCCAGTAAAGGTTTTGAGGATATTGTAGAGTTTTTCCTTAGTGAAGGATTGGATGTTAATGATCTTGCTGATTATAACTATACATTACTGCACTATGCTGCAATAGGAAATCATGTTGCAGTTGCAAAATGTGTAATAGAGCATGGTGTTCAAGTCAATGCTAAGGATTTCCTTGGCAGAACTGCTATGCATTTGGCAgtcaatttttgtgataaagATTTTGCAatagttttattaaaaaatggcGCAGTTTACAATGCTATCGACAATGCTGGCTGGAAACCTTTAGATATGAGGAATGTACCTGTTTATTTTCATAATCCTGATTATCTTGCAGAATTGGTTGCTGGTAAGCCTATTAAAGATGTTGCAAATATTCtagatttgattgaaaaattatttgtggCAGTGAAACAGAAAAGTCTGCCTGAGGTGAAAAAGTATATTAAATTAGGAGCTTTTGTCAATGCAAAAAATGCCGATGTGGAAACAACACCATTGCATTACGCAGCATGGAAGGGCTGTGACAAAATTGTCGATgttcttttacaaaataaagCCAATCCTAACGCAGTTTGTAGTAAGGGGTTTACTCCTTTACATTACGCTGCTAAGTTCTCTCACTTGAAAACTGTTGAAGTTCTACTGCACCATGGTGCCGTGTATAATGCTACTTCTAATAGTGGAAAAACACCATTACATTTTACTAAAGATGATAATATTATTAGTTTATTAACAGCAGTTGATGAAGCATTTGAAAAGGTTAAAAATGGTAATGTTCAAGTTGTCAATGacctgaaaaatgtaaaagatGGCGATTCGCTAAAAGCAATAATTAATGCTCATAATAGGGAAAACAAAACACTTATAGATGCTGCACAACGATCTAATCTTCAATTGATTAGAAAGCTGGCAGAAATTAAGTTCCAAAGATATTCAAATTGA